In Hydractinia symbiolongicarpus strain clone_291-10 chromosome 15, HSymV2.1, whole genome shotgun sequence, one DNA window encodes the following:
- the LOC130628872 gene encoding patched domain-containing protein 3-like, whose product MRGDKKSCTPWIIWLRICKAINNFIERLFESHARFVTKHFRLVIAVSLLLVILLALGAIRINPISRNEELFIPQGSHAFKDLDKGEEFFQLKFRTEEFIVMPDRSETNILNSNVIFSKALELHEKIIATRDFQDICVNVDNSSGGCLFLSPLEVFGYNTSLIQAANSTVIKATMNKWLHKPQWLFRNGRPAALNFENLLGNYNGTGLSVNSANAVRMVYYVKYVNTDDADYDNVLAWEKTFLDVCEKYTDNFSKDGINLFYFSARTRDDAILESTLGDLPLFSVAFILMIGFCLSVFLRIKNPVTGHLLIGIAGIFVIVLGVGCGFGLAMWVGTNFVAITGILMFLVLGIGMDNLFIIVDAMDNTDPNIRGPERLVVAMKHVGGSITMTTTTDLVAFAVSTVSAFPAIHYFCVYAALSIFFAYAAVITLFLALLTADILRVENGRKDICPCYEVKDHDKTNPWLNQTEKLSRKYLIKWARLIMKTPVKVIVFVCACAFLAAGIYGTTQISQKFHWKKIATDGSYFRKFADTRDLIFPSGYDVSVIVPPKTNYSSPIVRAEMRKLDRIACENSRYLNKTMNWLTAYEEWLRLVPNTTFDQNITGFLSSAPMYKADVTFEHGQIHATRVIFFYENDNDAINQAEAMKTIRTDLEEKSKLNSVFPISIMFIYAEQFAAILNDTIRNLAICAGTILLITLPYLTHPGITVMVCLSFVSLLFELLGLMSAWNVSLDAIAMMVIITAIGFSVDYTCHIAHAYTISQKDTPEERVVEALGTMGNSVLNGGVSTFLGMLVTAFSAAEGFRIFFKMVFGIVLLGLIHGLIFLPVLLSIFVRHDLREDMKILIDQAGSSHHTRPSVVSPSQSSDPNPAENTKDEVEMKQIKREGEHNEKAGSTEVLPTTSQSPFLGSPNSAYEIEYVVKEK is encoded by the exons ATGAG AGGCGACAAGAAAAGTTGTACTCCATGGATCATATGGCTTCGTATCTGCAAAGCGATAAACAACTTTATAGAACGCTTATTCGAATCCCACGCACGATTTGTAACCAAACACTTCCGTTTAGTAATCGCAGTGAGTTTGTTGCTGGTGATTCTGTTAGCGCTTGGAGCAATCCGAATCAATCCGATATCAAGAAATGAGGAGTTATTTATTCCGCAGGGTAGTCATGCGTTCAAAGATTTAGATAAAGGCGAAGAATTTTTCCAACTCAAATTTCGAACTGAAGAATTTATTGTGATGCCTGATCGAAGTGAAACGAATATTTTGAACAGCAATGTGATTTTTTCGAAAGCTTTAGAACTTCACGAGAAGATCATAGCAACACGTGATTTTCAAGATATATGTGTTAATGTAGACAATTCTAGCGGTGGGTGTCTTTTTTTAAGCCCACTGGAAGTGTTCGGTTATAATACGTCATTGATTCAAGCTGCTAATTCTACCGTAATTAAAGCCACTATGAATAAATGGTTACACAAGCCGCAATGGCTGTTCCGCAACGGTCGCCCCGCGGCTTTAAATTTCGAAAACTTATTGGGCAACTACAACGGCACTGGTTTGTCTGTTAATTCTGCGAACGCGGTTAGGATGGTGTACTATGTTAAATATGTGAATACGGACGACGCTGACTACGATAACGTGCTGGCGTGGGAGAAAACCTTTTTAGATGTGTGCGAAAAATACACAGATAACTTTTCTAAGGATGGTAttaatttgttttacttttccGCCAGGACGCGCGATGATGCGATACTAGAGAGCACACTTGGTGATCTGCCATTGTTTAGTGTTGCGTTCATACTAATGATTGGCTTCTGCTTGTCTGTATTTTTACGAATTAAAAACCCAGTCACTGGCCACTTGTTGATCGGGATTGCTGGCATCTTTGTTATTGTTCTTGGTGTAGGCTGTGGATTCGGCTTAGCTATGTGGGTGGGTACGAATTTTGTTGCGATAACAGGAATTCTGATGTTTCTTGTGTTGGGTATAG GTATGGATAATTTGTTTATCATCGTTGATGCGATGGACAATACCGACCCTAATATAAGAGGACCAGAGCGATTGGTGGTTGCCATGAAACACGTGGGCGGTTCTATCACTATGACAACAACGACAGACTTAGTGGCTTTCGCCGTTTCCACCGTCAGTGCTTTTCCAGCTATTCACTACTTTTGTGTTTACGCCGCCCTGTCTATCTTTTTCGCATACGCTGCTGTTATCACTTTATTTCTGGCCTTGCTGACGGCCGACATACTGAGAGTCGAAAATGGGAGAAAAGATATTTGTCCGTGTTACGAAGTGAAGGATCACGACAAGACTAATCCGTGGTTAAACcagacagaaaagctttctCGGAAG TACCTTATCAAATGGGCACGGTTGATCATGAAAACTCCGGTGAAAGTAATCGTCTTCGTATGCGCATGCGCGTTTTTAGCTGCTGGTATTTACGGCACCACACAAATTTCGCAAAAGTTTCATTGGAAGAAGATAGCTACGGACGGCTCGTACTTTAGAAAGTTTGCCGATACGCGAGATCTGATCTTTCCGTCCGGTTACGACGTTTCCGTTATTGTTCCGCCGAAAACTAATTATTCGTCACCAATTGTTAGAGCCGAGATGCGGAAATTGGACCGAATTGCTTGCGAGAATTCTCGCTACTTAAACAAAACTATGAATTGGTTGACAGCATACGAGGAATGGCTTCGACTTGTTCCGAACACGACGTTTGATCAAAATATAACAGGTTTTTTAAGCAGTGCGCCCATGTATAAAGCGGATGTCACGTTCGAACATGGTCAAATTCACGCTACACGTGTTATTTTCTTCTACGAGAACGACAATGACGCTATAAATCAAGCTGAAGCCATGAAAACCATTCGAACTGACTTAGAAGAGAAATCAAAATTGAACAGCGTCTTCCCAATATCCATCATGTTTATCTACGCCGAACAATTCGCTGCCATTCTTAACGATACCATCCGAAATTTAGCTATTTGCGCCGGTACGATTTTACTGATCACGTTACCGTATCTAACACATCCAGGCATCACTGTTATGGTTTGTTTGAGTTTTGTTAGCTTGTTATTTGAGTTACTCGGTTTGATGTCTGCGTGGAACGTCTCATTGGACGCAATTGCTATGATGGTTATAATCACTGCTATTGGCTTCTCCGTTGATTACACTTGTCATATCGCTCACGCATACACTATATCACAAAAAGACACACCGGAGGAGAGAGTGGTGGAAGCGTTAGGAACGATGGGAAATAGTGTTCTCAACGGAG GAGTTAGCACATTTCTTGGTATGCTAGTAACTGCGTTTTCTGCTGCCGAGGGGTTCCGTATTTTCTTCAAAATGGTGTTTGGTATTGTACTGCTCGGCTTGATACATGGTCTCATATTTCTACCAGTGCTACTGTCAA TATTCGTGAGGCATGATTTAAGAGAAGATATGAAAATATTGATTGACCAAGCTGGCTCATCACACCACACAAGACCAAGTGTTGTTTCACCCTCCCAATCTTCTGATCCGAACCCTGCTGAAAACACAAAAGATGAAGTAGAGATGAAACAGATAAAACGAGAAGGAGAGCATAATGAGAAGGCTGGATCTACTGAAGTACTGCCAACAACGTCACAATCTCCATTTCTTGGCTCGCCTAATTCTGCATATGAAATTGAGTATgttgtaaaagaaaaataa